A genomic segment from Micromonospora echinaurantiaca encodes:
- a CDS encoding sensor histidine kinase codes for MHVTLPPPRDARWLARVVLPWVGVALLPVALLLAPLLASSPMGIGFGDWWLAERYLVPLLALGLPAGLLGRRPLLALGLMLVAACLVTVTVHVPENGYLRDIWYAQFLGIDLVVGLVAARRPRRVSVPAAVVVLLVQVAASFVNPAEDPLSRATLSVLAVVTAWTVGDSVAARRRHAEALRDHAAAEALTAERLRIARELHDMVAHSIGVIAIQAGMGARVIDSQPAQARAALATIEATSRETLAGLRRTLGALRRPHGEPAALDPTPGLADLDRLVAAAADAGVRVRLHRRGESGPLPADLDLAAYRIVQEALTNVVRHAGTAECRVTVTHGPDELTVAVVDDGRGGPVGGEGHGIVGMRERVALLDGRFHAGPRPEGGFRVEARLPVPPPAAVQPAAATEVGR; via the coding sequence ATGCACGTCACCCTGCCGCCGCCGCGCGACGCCCGGTGGCTGGCACGCGTGGTGCTGCCCTGGGTCGGCGTCGCGCTGCTGCCCGTCGCCCTGCTCCTCGCCCCGCTCCTGGCGTCCAGCCCGATGGGGATCGGGTTCGGCGACTGGTGGCTTGCCGAGCGCTACCTGGTGCCGCTGCTGGCGCTCGGCCTGCCCGCCGGCCTGCTGGGCCGCCGACCGCTGCTCGCCCTGGGGCTGATGCTGGTCGCGGCGTGCCTGGTCACCGTGACCGTCCACGTCCCGGAGAACGGCTACCTGCGCGACATCTGGTACGCCCAGTTCCTCGGCATCGACCTGGTGGTCGGGCTGGTCGCGGCGCGCCGGCCCCGGCGGGTCTCGGTGCCGGCCGCGGTGGTCGTGCTGCTGGTGCAGGTCGCGGCCAGCTTCGTGAACCCGGCCGAGGACCCGCTGAGCCGGGCCACCCTCTCCGTGCTGGCGGTGGTCACCGCGTGGACGGTCGGCGACTCGGTGGCCGCGCGCCGCCGGCACGCCGAGGCGCTGCGGGACCACGCCGCCGCCGAGGCGCTCACCGCCGAACGGCTGCGCATCGCCCGGGAACTGCACGACATGGTGGCGCACAGCATCGGGGTGATCGCCATCCAGGCCGGCATGGGCGCGCGGGTGATCGACAGCCAGCCGGCGCAGGCCCGGGCGGCGCTCGCCACCATCGAGGCCACCAGCCGGGAGACCCTGGCCGGCCTGCGCCGTACGCTCGGCGCGCTGCGCCGCCCACACGGGGAGCCGGCGGCACTGGACCCGACGCCCGGGCTGGCCGACCTGGACCGGCTGGTCGCCGCGGCGGCGGACGCCGGGGTCCGGGTACGGCTGCACCGGCGGGGCGAGTCCGGCCCGCTCCCCGCCGACCTCGACCTGGCCGCGTACCGGATCGTGCAGGAGGCGCTCACCAACGTGGTCCGGCACGCCGGCACCGCCGAGTGCCGGGTCACCGTGACGCACGGCCCGGACGAGCTGACCGTGGCGGTGGTCGACGACGGCCGGGGCGGGCCGGTCGGCGGCGAGGGACACGGCATCGTCGGCATGCGGGAGCGGGTCGCGCTGCTGGACGGCCGGTTCCACGCCGGCCCGCGCCCCGAGGGTGGCTTCCGGGTCGAGGCCCGGCTGCCGGTCCCGCCGCCCGCCGCCGTCCAGCCGGCGGCGGCCACGGAGGTGGGCCGGTGA
- a CDS encoding response regulator, with the protein MTVRVLLVDDQPLVRAGLRVLIAEAADLAVVGEAGTGAEAVRLARDLAPDVVLMDLRMPGTDGIQATRTISAHGGPTRVLVLTTFDDDEHVHAALRAGASGFLVKDMAVDDILAAIRVVAAGDALIAPAVTRRLIAEFARRPERLTPRRSLDGVTEREREVLTLVGRGLSNAEIAAELVISVATAKAHVARLFAKLGARDRVHLVIAAYEAGLVTPAG; encoded by the coding sequence GTGACCGTCCGGGTGCTGCTCGTCGACGACCAGCCGCTGGTCCGCGCCGGCCTGCGGGTGCTCATCGCCGAGGCGGCGGACCTGGCCGTGGTCGGCGAGGCCGGCACCGGCGCGGAGGCGGTCCGGCTGGCCCGCGACCTGGCACCCGACGTGGTCCTGATGGACCTGCGGATGCCCGGCACGGACGGCATCCAGGCCACCCGCACGATCAGCGCGCACGGCGGCCCGACCCGGGTGCTGGTGCTCACCACCTTCGACGACGACGAGCACGTGCACGCCGCGCTGCGCGCCGGCGCGAGCGGGTTCCTGGTCAAGGACATGGCGGTGGACGACATCCTGGCCGCGATCCGGGTGGTGGCCGCCGGCGACGCGCTGATCGCGCCGGCCGTCACCCGCCGGCTGATCGCCGAGTTCGCCCGCCGGCCGGAACGGCTCACCCCCCGGCGGAGCCTGGACGGCGTCACCGAGCGGGAGCGGGAGGTGCTCACCCTGGTCGGCCGGGGGCTGTCCAACGCGGAGATCGCCGCCGAGCTGGTGATCAGCGTGGCCACCGCCAAGGCGCACGTGGCCCGGCTCTTCGCCAAGCTCGGCGCCCGCGACCGGGTGCACCTGGTCATCGCCGCCTACGAAGCCGGCCTGGTCACCCCCGCCGGCTGA
- a CDS encoding phosphotransferase, which produces MPPAHGDGPDPAGEERLPGGFIAEVVRAGDTIRRTPPTNADFVAALLRHLERAGADLAPRHLGTDEHGRQVLSYLDGQVPWRDREDPGYFADPALVRLAVLIRRLHDACAGSPLAGGAETVCHGDLSPKNTVYRRTPQGLLPVAFLDWDRAGPGRRIEDVAFAAWHWAGLGDGADPAELGRRARVLRVAYTGADGPPLPGAELVEVMLDQVEGTWRGIDAGADRNEPGMARLRAAGIVRLVHGWHDWLLRHRRQVLAALGDD; this is translated from the coding sequence GTGCCACCAGCTCACGGCGACGGCCCGGACCCGGCCGGCGAGGAACGCCTGCCGGGCGGCTTCATCGCCGAGGTGGTCCGGGCCGGCGACACCATCCGGCGTACGCCCCCGACGAACGCCGACTTCGTCGCGGCGCTGCTGCGCCACCTGGAGCGGGCCGGCGCCGACCTCGCCCCCCGCCACCTCGGCACCGACGAGCACGGCCGGCAGGTGCTCAGCTACCTCGACGGCCAGGTGCCCTGGCGGGACCGGGAGGACCCGGGATACTTCGCCGACCCGGCGCTGGTCCGGCTGGCCGTCCTGATCCGGCGGCTGCACGACGCGTGCGCCGGCAGCCCGCTGGCCGGCGGGGCCGAGACGGTCTGCCACGGCGACCTGTCCCCGAAGAACACCGTCTACCGGCGCACGCCGCAGGGGTTGCTGCCGGTCGCCTTCCTCGACTGGGACCGGGCCGGGCCGGGCCGCCGGATCGAGGACGTGGCCTTCGCCGCCTGGCACTGGGCCGGACTCGGCGACGGTGCCGATCCGGCCGAGCTGGGCCGCCGGGCGCGCGTGCTCCGCGTCGCCTACACCGGGGCGGACGGCCCGCCGCTGCCCGGGGCCGAGCTGGTCGAGGTGATGCTCGACCAGGTCGAGGGCACCTGGCGGGGCATCGACGCGGGCGCCGACCGGAACGAGCCCGGGATGGCCCGGCTGCGGGCCGCCGGAATTGTTCGGCTGGTCCACGGCTGGCACGACTGGCTGCTCCGGCACCGCCGACAGGTGCTGGCCGCGCTCGGCGACGACTGA